tttttctttctttctttctctcactTTCCAAGAAAACAATGGAACAGCCTAACTTTGCCCAGCTCCCAGTCCCGGCAATCTGATCTCCGTCTgctattaatagaaaaaaaatctttCCTGCGCGTTCGGATTCGAGGGGTAATTTCGGGATTTGCATGATAAAGCCGTGATTCAGTGGAGCTTCGATTTGGCTAGTAACTTTATgggaaatttataaaatatctcGGTAGTTAAAATTAGATTGATTAAATTtggaattgaataaaaaataaatttgattaatttagtaaattcaattttcttcaatttaatataaaattagaaaacctttagtcctttaatcaaaattaaagagGTTATCAATGAATTGGGTAATCTACACAAAATTTACCCTAATTTAGAATTGTAATAATaaagtatataaattttattttataacgtGAAACtcctaattaaataatattaaaattcattttatatgtaatagtgagtttttaaattaaatttatgctACTTGTTAAatagatatatataatatttaattaatttttaatttttaaaaatcaatcaaataatttttttaattttttaaaatattaaaaattaattaaatattagagataaagtaaaaaaaaaaaatcaatattataGTTAATCTAAAATGGTATTGGCAAGTTGGGCTCCTTCACGCTCACCCAGTGGGGGAGTATATCCATTGAGTGCGCCAAACGCCACCCCTAATGTGGGGAAAAAGCTTAGGTGGGCCCACTTTATTACGTATTTCCACAACAGCCCTTGGACCTTTGGTCCACTGCATGGCAGTTGCCAAACTTCAGGTGCCGACAAAAAGGACGGAACGGAGGCCGAAGCTGCcaagataaaattattatataaattataataggcTTTGAAAGAATTAGATGGCGAATGGAAAATGAATTTGATTGGCACagaataaaaaaaggaaaatttctAGGTAAGGTAAATTAAAACCAGTACGGCGAAGAAAGCTAAAATTtataaagtaataaaaaaataatatgttcaattaaaataaatcccATATTAATTATAAGGaatatcaattaatttaattatgttgtttttttatatatgtatttttcaCGCAAATGGGTTCATGCGTTTGCTTGACGTATGAATTCAATTATGATTTATAAGGTGGCTAACCcttgattttaaattatatagaaaTACAGTAATTTAAGATAACAAAAAGAATAAGATATAATTTTATccgaatataaaaatatttgtgaAGCATAACACGTAGAGAGGAAATCAAATGGGCATGTTGACTCTTCAATAAGAAGAGAGGGACGGCGGATCGAAGGATTGATCATGGATGACAACAGGGCCATATATATAAatccattttaataaatttaaatataaaaattaatactcGATTTCACTCCCagtttcaattttataatttaattaatgatatatatataattaaaattatggtttttattttttacaaaaatgtaattttaaaatttatgtaatattaactaaaatttataaaataaataatgataataatttaaaataatttttaatttggtGTTACTATTCCTATAATTAATCCCCCTAATAAATGCACTATTCAAATGTCGAGTCACATGGCTCAACATGCTTGAATGGACAGACCAGAAACTGGATCATTGTTTGATGCAGTGCACAGTTGGCAATTACATGCTGAGTCATGGCGTCGACATTCAAGGCTTCCTCACAATGttttatattcttttaaaaaatatttacaatttaatttcaaaatattactattatttataataacgtgtatgcattttttttaaatttattaaaatatttttatattttcacttcattaataaaataattattttatttatttttataattaaaaatataataaaaagctaaattattcctttttttattctcctcctccttctccttctctttctccttttttttttctcctttttctttttttttttctttttctacttcattaattttcttcttattgttcattgattcttcttcttcctcttcttttattctttttctttttctacttcataatatataaaaaataaaaatattttaataaatttttaaaaatataaaaatttatttattaataatagtaatatctaaaatctaaataagaattttatttcaatttctctcttatttttaacaaaaaaaaagaaaaaaatatttcgttaaaaaaaattttaataaatttttaaaattataaaaattgaattattaataattacactatttcaagattaaattttatatatatatatatatatatatatatattttataatgctTATAGATTTTTTAAAGTCCCGACAACCTCTGGAAAAGAAGTTTGAGTGACTCAACCCCTATCTCGTCGAGATAAACCAATGTCTAAAGATGtcttaactatttaaatttgaCGGCTTTGACCTcactattttttatataaataagcaCACAAATtgcactttattattattatttgcttagttttatttcaaatatatgCCGACAAACTAACCACCCAAATACTATTTTTAAgagaaatatttttaactttttattagaTTGACTCATAAATTTATAGTTATGCCTAATTCTAAAATTTCtatattcaattttatataCAAATATTTTATCTTCAGATTATGAAATCGTAGAAAATAGTCGTCAGAGGAAAGCATAATGGCATGAAAGATAAAAGACTGGGAGAAGGAAAAACCTGCAGAAACGCTGCGTTTTGGTTTCCAAGGTAAGTAACACCATCACATCAGAAATGGAAGTTGTTCACCAATTTCTCCAATGCCCCAACTGCCTTTTTATATGGACTATGAAGAGCAGATCTGAAAACAGTTTCTGACCATCAAGGCATGGAGTATTAAACACATGCCATTGACAATGACACGGCTAACCACCAAAATAAGAACGTTCAAAACTTTCCTTACAAACCAAAAAACTTATGCTACAACAAAGCAAGCGACATGGGCTTATGCACTCAAGATCCATAGTTTGTGTCCATCACAAGTTGACATGCTAGATATCAACGTTTTATTTGATGTAGGCATGTTACATATAAGGGCTACATACACATTAGCAGCTAAAATGAGACCCGGATACCGAGCAATGCCATCAATTGAGAGATGAACTCAGGGTGCCCTGGCCATGCAGCTCCAGTAACCAAATTTTCATGAGTGTAGCAACGATGTATTGGATCAGGTTCTAGCCATGTTGCCCCAGCCAAGACCACGTTAATCTTCACAGCAGGATATGCAGTGCACTTTTTTCCCTACAGGTTTATTCATCTAAAAGGTTAACAACATGTTTAAGCAAAGAGGAAGAAAACTATGTTTCAAATGGAAAACATCAAGATTTTGTGATGACATATATCAGTGTGTGCACGCTTGCGTGCGGTGTGCCAGCATGCATGCACAAAGTGAAAATAACGTGAGTAAAATCCTCTTTTGACAACATCAGTGGAACTACCTTCAGAACACCTGCAGCAGCTAAAATTTGCTGTCCATGGCAAATGGATGCCACTGGCTTCCCAGATTCCATGAATTGTTTCACTAATGTGAGCACCGTCTCATCCAGTGCCAAATATTCTGGTGCTCGGCCTCCAGGGATGACAAGAGCATCATAACTTGAGGCATCCAACTCATTGTAGGATGCTGTTAAATTGAAACGATGCCCTGGCTTCTCACTGTAGGTCTGGTCTCCTTCAAAATCATGGACAGCAGTTGGACAGAAATCTCCAGCCTTTTTCTTGGGACAAACTGCATCCACATGGCACCCAAGTGCTTGAAGAGACTGGAAAGGGACAGTCACCTCATAATCTTCCATGTAATCCTGCAAATAGCAACACAAAAAGAAATAGTTCTCAGAAACCATTAGAAAGCATATGGTTCCATCAAGCTAGACCATAATCAAAGGCAAATGCAGTACATAACCAAATGGTGTATGAACAGGCTTTATCATCCATTTGGCAATCAAACTcagaattaaaagaataataatgAATCTGTTTCTCCTTCACCATTTGGCAATCAAACTTGGTAAAGATCCCAGTTCAGAGTTCTAAATCAAATGACTACCATGTATTGAAACACATGAGGAATGGTAGCTCCATGGTACACGATTACAGCCACCCCTCTGATGCATTAGCTGAACCCAGCATTACAAAGTCACTCACATAGTAACTGTAAAGCCAATCCAGTAGAACCAGACATACAGAGAAGGGTAATAACTTGGGTACCTTTGCCACCTAATAATCTACAACATGGGGTAGCTTGTTTggatggtttgaatgtcttacATGCAAGAGGCTACACAACTATCCAGCTCTTGCAAATGCAGATTTATCACCAAAATGCTTCATGAATATTCAGAGACATAACAGCATAAAGTAAAACAGTGCATTTCCAGGTGATTCCAGTGGCTAAGACTCCTcagatggattttttttttataaactaacaagaaaatgaataaaaatgggTTATGACACTGAATCCATAGACTTTTATTTGCCTAATTCTTATATTTGAAACCATATGTTACTAGAATTCAATTAAAGAGGCCATTTTGAGAGGTGCCAAGATTCCAATGTATTTAATGAATCTCTATTTCAAGGCACCATTTATTTAAAGTTCAGTTGTCTATTACAAATGGGGTAATTTGGAAAATGAAATACCTTAATTCACTTTTCAAATATTCCAAACaatagaattcaaataaattctaTCACCTTAACGTTCATGGGTCTATTGTAAATCCATCTAATCTGCACATCACCGTAATTGTTCCAAACAGAGTGAAAagcaattttatttttcaactcTAGCATGAACAATCAAACTAGAATCAAAAGTCTTCTTAAGAATGAAAATCGAACAGACAAAAATTTTGCCACTTTTCCAGATTATGTATCTTGCATGGCATCTCTGCTATTTTAGATCAGTGTCTATGAACTCTCATTACACTTTATATTatctgagaagaagaagaaatccaGTGATAGGCCTCTCTATCTACTTAAATCCAGCAAGTAATTACAACTTACCCCACAGAGAAACAGAATCCTTTTGTTTGCGCCAGTTATGCTACCTCCTAAAGCCTTCACAAAAAGCTGAATGAACTCAGGATGTGCATCATATGTAGCCCCGGTAATTATATTGCCATCAGCAACACAAGTCGCCATGGTTTGAGCTTCAACCCAATGAGCACCAGCATC
The Manihot esculenta cultivar AM560-2 chromosome 1, M.esculenta_v8, whole genome shotgun sequence genome window above contains:
- the LOC110600167 gene encoding protein DJ-1 homolog D encodes the protein MANSRTHKSVLLICGDYMEDYEAMVPFQALQAYGIDVDAACPGKKAGEFCRTAVHDVVGYQTYTESPGHNFSLNATFDEIDFGKYDGLVIPGGRAPEYLAMNESVLDCVRKFSDAGKPIASVCHGQIILAAAGCVKGRKCTAYPPVKPILIDAGAHWVEAQTMATCVADGNIITGATYDAHPEFIQLFVKALGGSITGANKRILFLCGDYMEDYEVTVPFQSLQALGCHVDAVCPKKKAGDFCPTAVHDFEGDQTYSEKPGHRFNLTASYNELDASSYDALVIPGGRAPEYLALDETVLTLVKQFMESGKPVASICHGQQILAAAGVLKGKKCTAYPAVKINVVLAGATWLEPDPIHRCYTHENLVTGAAWPGHPEFISQLMALLGIRVSF